The Aeromicrobium phoceense genome includes the window GCTGCTGGCGGTGCGCGCCACCTGGTCCGAGGCCACCGCTCGCGCGGCAGGGATACCCGAGACCGACCTCACGGTCTCCGGAGCCGACGTCGTCCCGGGCGCGGCCGGGCTCGCCATCCTGGTGATGGCTGCCGCACTCGGCGTGCTCGCCGGCGGGCCCCGACTGCGTCGTGTGATCGGCGCCCTCGTCGCGGTGGCGGGCGTGGTCGGCGTGGCGATCTCGAGCCGCACGAGCGACGCGCTGCAGACGGCGCAGCAGCGCGCGATCGACGAGGCCGCCGTCGCCGGTGCCTCGGTGGACTGGAGCTCCACCGCCGCTCCGTCGTTCGCGATCGCCGGCTTCGTGCTGATCGTCGTGGCGGGTGCCGCCGTTGCGTGGCTCGGTCCGCGATGGGCCACGATGGGCCGCAAGTACGAGGCCCCGGCCGCCCGCGAGCCCGATGCGAGCGACCTGTGGAAGGCGATGGACGACGGCGTCGATCCCACGGCCTGACCACCGAGTAGGCTGTCGTCCGAACCACCCCGAGCACCACTAGGAGCACCACCCATGTCGCACGGATCGTCGCCGGCCGCCTGGACCGCCGTCCTCGTCAGCCTCGCCGGCTTCCTGATCGGCGGGATCGCCCTGATCCCCGACCCGAACTGGGTGCTCTTCACGATCGGCGTCGTGCTGGCGGTGGGTGCGCTCCCGCTCGGCAAGGTCATGTCCGTCGCCGGGTACGGCACCAGCCGGGTGAAGGATCACTGACCGATCAGGTCATCCCGACGACCGCCTCGCGCGGTCGTCTGCTGCGCGCCCCGCTGATCGCCGGCGGCGCCGGCCTCGCGGTATTCGCGCTGCTGCACTTCCGTGACCCTCACGTCGAGGGCGCCTACGGCTTCTGCCCGTTCCTCTTCCTGACCGGCGAGCCCTGTCCCGGCTGCGGGGGGCTGCGCGCCGTGAACCTGCTGACGCGCGGTGAGGTCGCGGCCGCCGTCTCGAGCAACCTGCTGGCCGTCGCCCTGGTCTCCGTGGGCGTGGTGGCGTGGCTGGTGTGGCTCGGCCGACGGGCACGCGGGCTCCCCGCGCGCTACCTCACCTGGTCGGCCCGCACCGTGACGGCGATGGGCGTGCTGGCCGCCGTCTTCGGCATCGCGCGGGTGACGCCGTGGGGCGCCTGGCTGGCCCCCTGACGAGAAGAGACACCGTGACGGACATGGGAACCCCGGCGGGCGCGGGTGCGTCCATGGCCGGTCGGCCGGCTTCGCGGCGGCCCTCGCGGCGGGTCCACCGAGCGTGGCTCGTCGCGGGCGTGACCTTCCTGGTGCTCCTCGCATCGGCCGCGTTCCGGTCCAGCCTCGGCGTGATGCTGGTGCCGATCGAGGAGGACCTCGGCTGGAGCCGCACCGAGACGTCGATCGCCGTCTCGCTCAACCTCATCGTCTACGGGGTGGCGGCGCCGTTCGCCGCCGCCCTGCTCGAGCGGATCGGCGTGCGTCGCACGGCCGTCGCCGCCCTCCTGCTGATCGCCATGGGCTGCCTGGCCTCCACGGCGATGACCGCGCCGTGGCAGCTGTCGGTGCTGTGGGGCCTGGTGATCGGCGTCGCCACCGGCTCGGTCGCGCTCGTGTTCGGCGCGATCGTCGTGAACCGCTGGTTCGTCGCCCGGCGCGGCCTCGTGCTGGGCATCCTGGGCGCGGCCTGGGCCACCGGGCAGCTCGTGTTCCTGCCGCTGCTCGCTGCGATCGTCGACGAGTTCGGCTGGCGCGCCGCCTCACTGGCGATAGCTGCCTGCTGCGCGGCCCTGGTGCCGGTCGTCGCGGTGGTGCTGCGCGATCGCCCCGCGGACGTGGGCCTCGAGCCGTACGGAGGCATCGACGACGAGGCGTCAGCCGTCGTGCCGCAGACCGCGGCGGCCGCCGTCGTCCACGCGGTCACGGTGCTGCGCGAGGTGTTCCGGACGCGCTCGTTCCTGCTGCTCGCGGGCACGTTCTTCGTCTGCGGCTGGACCACGAACGGGATCATCAGCAGCCACTTCGTGCCCGCCGCCCACGACCACGGGATGGCGG containing:
- a CDS encoding MFS transporter, giving the protein MGTPAGAGASMAGRPASRRPSRRVHRAWLVAGVTFLVLLASAAFRSSLGVMLVPIEEDLGWSRTETSIAVSLNLIVYGVAAPFAAALLERIGVRRTAVAALLLIAMGCLASTAMTAPWQLSVLWGLVIGVATGSVALVFGAIVVNRWFVARRGLVLGILGAAWATGQLVFLPLLAAIVDEFGWRAASLAIAACCAALVPVVAVVLRDRPADVGLEPYGGIDDEASAVVPQTAAAAVVHAVTVLREVFRTRSFLLLAGTFFVCGWTTNGIISSHFVPAAHDHGMAATTAAGLLAVVGIFDIVGTIGSGWLTDRYDPRLLLSVYYALRGLALLAVPALLGPTVEPPMLLVVALFGLDWVATVPPTVVLCRTAFGPERGGIVFGWVFAAHMIGAGVAAAASGALRAASGDYTSAWLLAGALAVAAAVGSLLLPRPVTLPVPAPAPR
- a CDS encoding HGxxPAAW family protein, which codes for MSHGSSPAAWTAVLVSLAGFLIGGIALIPDPNWVLFTIGVVLAVGALPLGKVMSVAGYGTSRVKDH
- a CDS encoding DUF2752 domain-containing protein produces the protein MHFRDPHVEGAYGFCPFLFLTGEPCPGCGGLRAVNLLTRGEVAAAVSSNLLAVALVSVGVVAWLVWLGRRARGLPARYLTWSARTVTAMGVLAAVFGIARVTPWGAWLAP
- a CDS encoding Trp biosynthesis-associated membrane protein, encoding MNRNLLGPAVLLLLALGGGTLLAVRATWSEATARAAGIPETDLTVSGADVVPGAAGLAILVMAAALGVLAGGPRLRRVIGALVAVAGVVGVAISSRTSDALQTAQQRAIDEAAVAGASVDWSSTAAPSFAIAGFVLIVVAGAAVAWLGPRWATMGRKYEAPAAREPDASDLWKAMDDGVDPTA